Proteins found in one Oncorhynchus mykiss isolate Arlee chromosome 17, USDA_OmykA_1.1, whole genome shotgun sequence genomic segment:
- the sp7 gene encoding transcription factor Sp7, with protein MAASILEEEARYGSSPLAMLTATCNKFGSTSPVRDSATPGKAGPGSTATVKKQYTMSSELQGQRNSRGGGESMENSYTGSFSSAGGLLTPTGSPPPSSGGYTSEYNPFSHSFQTSMSQGQDQSLLVSKAHATADCLTSVYTSLDMTHPYGSWYKAGIHPGITAAPSNTTSSWWDVHPNTNWLSAAQPQSDGLQGSLQPVPPQASLSPQLPSYTSDFTSLNPAQYPSVGLGSTSHLLQSSQHMLPQDMYKPKPVSGGGLMENQMGLKPAGGSRGYGGGTTTGRSNCDCPNCQELERLGASAASLRKKPVHSCHIPGCGKVYGKASHLKAHLRWHTGERPFVCNWLFCGKRFTRSDELERHVRTHTREKKFTCLLCNKRFTRSDHLSKHQKTHAESALQQAKTGEGEAQDPRNNEETADPNNLNTAVQNNNVPSETTTNGEEKTGSANGVETSSGLLEI; from the coding sequence GAGGAAGCTCGCTATGGTTCCAGTCCTCTTGCTATGCTAACCGCTACCTGCAACAAGTTTGGCAGCACCAGCCCGGTGAGGGACTCAGCCACCCCTGGCAAGGCCGGCCCCGGCAGCACCGCTACAGTCAAGAAGCAGTACACCATGAGCTCAGAGCTCCAGGGACAGAGAaacagcagaggaggaggagagagcatgGAGAACTCCTACACTGGTTCCTTCAGCTCAGCGGGTGGGTTACTCACACCCACTGGCAGCCCACCTCCATCCTCTGGGGGGTATACGTCCGAGTACAACCCCTTCTCCCACTCCTTCCAGACCTCCATGTCCCAGGGCCAGGACCAGTCCCTGCTGGTGTCCAAGGCCCACGCCACGGCCGACTGCCTGACCAGCGTCTATACCTCCCTGGACATGACTCACCCCTACGGCTCCTGGTACAAGGCAGGCATCCACCCCGGAATCACCGCCGCCCCCTCCAACACCACGTCCTCCTGGTGGGACGTCCACCCAAATACCAACTGGCTGAGTGCCGCCCAGCCCCAGTCCGACGGCCTCCAGGGCTCCCTCCAACCCgtccctccccaagcctccctcagcccccagctgccCAGCTACACCTCTGACTTCACCTCTCTGAACCCAGCTCAGTACCCCTCGGTGGGCCTGGGGTCCACATCACACCTCCTTCAGTCCTCCCAGCACATGCTGCCTCAGGACATGTACAAGCCCAAGCCGGTGTCTGGCGGGGGGCTGATGGAGAATCAGATGGGCCTGAAGCCTGCTGGTGGATCACGGGGTTACGGTGGGGGAACCACCACTGGCCGGTCCAACTGTGACTGTCCCAACTGCCAGGAGCTGGAGCGGCTTGGAGCCTCGGCTGCATCCCTGAGGAAGAAGCCCGTTCATAGCTGCCACATCCCGGGCTGTGGGAAGGTCTATGGTAAAGCCTCGCATCTCAAGGCCCACCTCCGCTGGCACACTGGGGAGAGACCTTTCGTCTGCAACTGGCTGTTCTGTGGGAAACGTTTCACACGTTCCGACGAGCTGGAGAGGCATGTCCGCACGCACACCCGGGAGAAGAAGTTCACCTGCCTGCTGTGTAACAAGAGATTCACCCGCAGCGACCACCTCAGCAAGCACCAGAAGACCCACGCAGAGTCTGCCCTGCAGCAGGCCAAGACCGGGGAGGGAGAGGCCCAGGACCCCAGGAACAACGAGGAGACGGCAGACCCCAATAACCTCAACACGGCCGTGCAGAATAACAACGTCCCTAGTGAGACGACTACCAACGGAGAGGAGAAGACTGGCTCAGCCAACGGGGTAGAGACCAGCAGTGGACTGCTGGAGATTTAA